The segment gagcaggccagcaagtcctccagcagcccctgctctggaagatgagggacacAGGACGCCTCCCCTGACACGTGGGGCTCCACAGTCAAAACCAGCAGCCTCTCCAAGCCCCagtgagcacagcactgcagtgaCGGTTGAGAGCCAGGGACGTGCCCGACATGCCTCCAGTGCCTGTGATGACGAGCTGGATGAAGGAGTCAAGACCATCGTTTCCACAGTCATACGCCGTGCTGCAGCCATGAGCCAGGGAGCCCCAAGCAAGGCACCAAGTACTCCCTCGGCCACAGGACCCAGCGTGCCTCCTCccacagcagagcctgcagactCTACATCCTCAGCATCTGCCTTGGCTGGAGCACTGGGGGACCTGGCACACACGGGGAGCACAGGGAGAGCAACGAGATCAGCCGGGGTCCAGACAGACCTGGAGAGGAGGCGGACCACTGCTCTGCCAGGACCTGATTCCGGGATATGCGCAGGAGCAAGGGCttccagcagagaccctgcagCAGCTAGCCCAGGCCagggtaagaagaaaaaacaacagagagagaaacacaTCAAACCCAGGCAGGGGACAGGAAACGAGGGGACAAGCCAAGGCCGgggcaagaaagagagcagtcctGGGGGATgcgatgaagaggaggagatcGTCATCATCAACTCCTGGATCAACCCCAGGTTCGCCAGCCTCTTCACAGACCCACAGGACGTTCCCCAGGAAGAGGGCAgcgcagccagcagtgtggaaagggaggcagcacaagaagcagaacaCCCAGCAAGCGCCTCTCCTGGCTCGCTGCAAACCACGGACGCTGTCccatcagctgctccccaggaaGAAATTCCTGGGGAAGAGAGGCACAGCACGCCTCTCACCACAACAACACCGGCACAGAGCAGGCCAGcaagtcctccagcagcccctgctctggaagatgagggacacAGAGCGCCTCCCCTGACATGTGGGGCTCAACAGTCGAAGCCATCAGCCCGTGCAAGCCCCAGTGAGCACAGCGCTGCCGTGATGGTGGAGAGCCAGGGACGTGCCCGACATGCCTGCAGTGTCTCTGATGAAGAGCTGGATGAAAGAGTTGACACCATCGTGGCTGCAGTCCTACTCCACTCTGTAGCCATCATCCAGGGAGCGGGAGCCCCAAGCAAGGCAGCAAGTGCTCCCTGGGTCACAGTGCCCAGGGTGCCTCCTCCCACACCAGAGCCTGCAGAATGTACATCCTTGGCTTCTGCCTTGGCCAGAGGCCCTGTGGGGGAGGCCAGTGAAGCCCCTCTCGCTGCAGCAGCAACGCCACAAGAAGAAGGTGGAGAAGGGGCTTCTCCTTTGGCTGCAGAGCCTCTCCGGGAGGCCATCACAGATCTccgcccagcagcagctgacaaagcaggagcagcagccactcCCTTGGTTCCTGGGCACCAGGTAAGCACAGCACACGTGGTGGGCACCAGGCAtccagggcagccccaggcagaaGCAGTGCATTGGGTGTGCGTGCCGGGAGCTGCTTGCTGCTCTGCGTTTCCACATGCCCCAGGCACAAGGGCTGACATCCCTTTCCTCAGCTGCCTGTGCTGTTCCTCTCCCCATGCAGGTGGCCATCGAGCAGGGAGGCCAAGCACAGTCCTCCTCCTGCACCAAAGATACGCCAGCGGATGAGCCAGCAACGTCCCAGACACAAGCGCCGTCCCAGGATCTGTTGGCCGGGCCTGTTCAGCGCAGCgagcagcagcaagcacaagGTTGGCAGCACCACGCGTAGGGGGGCTGGCTGGTCCTGGGCCACCCCTCCCCGGGGAAAGGCCTTGGAGGGGGGGACAGGCTCGCCCAGCACCCGCTCAGGCCCTAACCTACACCTCTGTGTCCCCCACAGGCATCCTTGACCTCGCACAAGCCCCGGCGCGCCAGCCACGGCCCTCCCGCATCAGGAGGGCACTTCGTGCTCTGCGCAGGGCTTTCCGCTGCAGCTGCATCGCAGGACAGCGAGAGTAGCCGCGCCCGGCTGTGCCAGTCCCAGGAGGATGCTCGGAGCTGGCAGCTGGCCCTCAGGAAGCTTTGCAGCGCCCACGGAAGCATCACTGCGAGGCACAGGACAGCGCCCCAGGAATTCAGATGCCCCACCAcatcctgcccccagcctcagctcagctgcggctgctttctgctttctgctctgaataAAAGCTCAGGCAGACTTTTGCCCCCAGTGCTCCTCTCTGTGCCATTGATCTCAGGAGAAAGAGTGGTGCAGGCCATGCCAACCCGGGGCCTCTCACAGTCAGAGAagtacagaatcatagaatctacCACTGAACCGTGTCCCTCGGCTCCAGATCTACACGGCTTtcgaatgcctccagggatggtgactcaactacttccctgggcagcctgttccaatgcttcacaacccttttgtTGAAGACTTTTtgcctaaacctaaacctaaatcCACCTAAACCTCCCGCGGCcccactttttcctcttctcctacCGCTTGTTGCTTGGGAGATGGGACTGACCCCCACCGCACTACAACCTTCTCTGAGGTCCTTGTACAcagtgataaggtctcccccaAGCCTCCTTTCCTCTAGGCTACataaccccagctccctcagcactccTCACACGACTTGCTCCCTGGGCCCTTCGGctgctcctttccccttccttggACATGCTTCAGGACCTCCACGTCCTTCCTGCAGTGAGggccccaaaactgaacagGGTATTCATGGCGcgacctcaccagagctgagtacagggggagaATCAGGTTCACAAACCACGCAATGCTTACTACTACgccatatatgtacaattttatttgaccaacctttattttccccttttcctttttttttttaattatttttttcttcatctctcgTGACCAGAATGCccgtgatttatttatttatttatttatttgttactgatttttgccctgtttctcctgcttttcttaGCTATCCTCCTCATTTTGCGACTGTGGGACAttccccttatctgcttaaaATACTTCACCTGGTATGCTACTGCCATGCCTGCGCAATCCCTTTTGAAAATGcaaggttagtggaattttccactgcaagaaCCTGACGTGCTGTCTGCAGCCTGCAAGCTCTCCTGACGTGCTGTCAGCAGCCTGCAAACACACAAGGGGAGGAAGTGCTGCAACAGCCGGTGCTCACCAAGCAGCTTCCCGGCAAGGAAAAGACAGTCAGTAGGACATGTGTCAGGACACTTTTCCTGCCGATGCGGCCAAATTCACctgagaaagaaacaggaaaagtctctttctttcttatgtgGGACTCCGGGAAGACAGGCAAAGTTCTCCGAGAGCTGAAAAGTGGGCTTCTTTACCTGGAGGAGCTCAAAGCAAAAAACAAGAGCAGCCCCACTTTAATAAGGAAGGAGGCACCCAGCCCAGGTACTAAGACAcgctgaaaagcaagaaaggagGAACAGTATTTAAGCATTTCTGGCACTGGAAATGCAGCGCGGGGCTTCCCCAACAAAGAAGATGGGCCCTTGTGCTTTGGCCACTGCTCATGGGAAGGTGCCAGATGGCGTCACTGTGGAGAGCCGTGGAGATGGCCTCAGTGTCTGGGAgcttcccagctccctcctttTTGCCCCCTACAGAAGAGCTGGGCTAGGAAGAGCACAGCCAACACCCTCAGCTCAGGAAAAACCCTCCACGGGGTTCCCAACTAATAGGGAAAGCCTTGAGAACCGGCTCCGGCTACATGCTGGCTTGCCCACTCGGGCCACAGGCAACGCACAAGCGCCAGGCAGTACGCATCCCGTccttctgctggagctgggctcttcTGTTGTGCATATTGCCAGAGCAGCAAGGGGCCCCTGGCACACCTGCACTTTGCAGGCTACCGCTGGGGCGTTTCTTCTGCTTGAGGAGgcgggctgtggggtggcagctgcaggaaggagcaggcTACGAGGGCAGGACGAGGCTGCAAAGCCCACCTTGTTCAGTGCGAACTGCCTGTGCACGTGGTGGGGTATTGCATCCCCaacgtgcccagcccctggaaagcaaatgccccaaatcccctttcAGCCGTGCCCTGGGGACGGCAACAAGGCCGCCAATGCCATGCTGCAGGCTGGCACGGCCTGCAGATGCCAGGCTGCCAAGCCCAACGTGCGGCCGCCATGCAGGCGCCAgctgccagaggctgcaggaaggttccagaagcagcggcagcagcccgcacagggGCAGCCGCGAGTGCAGGAGCCGCTCCTGGGCTCTGGGCTCAGCGGCAGACGCCTGCACCTGCAGGGAACGAGGCCCACCCAGAGCCTGCCCAGCGGCATGGGCCTGCCCAGACATCCTGGGGGGAAGCCCTGGCCGCAACAAGTGAGCGGGGGGCATGCAGAAGCCCCTCACAAATGCTGACGAAAAACAGAGCCCTCAAAGTGAGAGGCAACCCTGCAAGACTTGGAGCAAAGAGGCACTGCCTCTCCAGACAGCACAAAGTTTCCttcagcacaaagaaaaggaaaggcctCTTGGCTCTAGATGCCGCCCGACACCACTGACAGCCGTGCTGCGGACAGGCCAAGGCCTCAGCCAGCTTGTGGCgcgggggggaaggcagaactGCCAAATGGCCGCCAGGGCTGTCAGAGGAAGGGTCAGGAGCTGCCCTGTCGGGGagcagcttttctctctctctctgtgcactCAGGGAGCATCTTTCCTGTAGGGCCACCAGCGAGCTGAGCAACCCAGTACCGAGAATGAAGCTCTCTCATTTCTGGCCCGTACAAACCTCGAGCAGGCCCTGCGGAGCGTGCACAGTGATCCATTCGGGTGTGGAAAGAAAACTGTAGAACAGccgtttatttgtttattaaatcttaatgaaataaagataaaaattattgaaataaagataaatattacatcttaatgaaatgaaattagaAATGTGTGTAGAGCGCAATCGCGGAAGCAAGACAGAGGCAGTGCGCTGCAGCCCAGTGATTTTCCAGgcctcctttctcttctccatcacTTTCCCCGCCTGCACACTCCGTACTAATTGGtagctgcatcaacagagaaaaaaactctCAGGTAGGATCTGAAggtccccagctctgcctgcccccagccccaggagcagggagcacagccCCCTTCCACTGTGGGTACGTGACTGTCGGCTGCAGGGGAGCTTCAGGACTTTGGGTCTGCAGGGGAACGTCTGGAGGCAAGGTCCTCTCCACAGTCATTGCCTCCCCGAAGCAGCCAGGGGATGGAGAGCCaaagcccagagctgagcaacCCGCATGCTGGATCCCTCGGGCAGCCTGATGCAGCTCAGCTTTTTCTGGCCTTTGTGGGAGTTGGCCCACACTTACCTGGCACTTGATTTGCTGAGGGGAGCTGCCTCAGCCTTCTTCGCTGGAGGGAGAGGGATGAGGACatgctgatgcttcatctccactgGTACCAGCTGCAGAGCGTTCTTCAGGTCCATGAGTGCCATGGAGGAAGCACACcccctctgcagcctctgcatTTCCGCCTGCATCTTCTGCTACAGGGGAAGCAGAAACAGGGAGCGTTTTTAGAGGGGAGTGCTAATGTGGGAGCTGTCCCATGGCAGTGGGGCAGTCGTCCCCTCAGGGTTTCCCCAGGCTCAGGgcagtttccctgcagcctgctttctCTCAGAAAGGCAGCATGAAAGGCCCCAGCCCTCGGCTTCTGAAGCTAAGGGCAAGAACACTTCCAGGGCAGCGGGCTTTGCAGGAGCCCTCATCCTTCACGAAGGAAAACAAGGCTCAGAAAGGGCAGGTTTTTCTCTTGGAGAGAAGCTTCGTGGCAGAGCTAAGAGGGGAAGAGTGTGCACTTGGCCCCctgagagaagagaaaggtTCCTTCTGGAGTGCTTGAAAGCACTTGTCATACCCAGGCCCTCTCTCTTCCATCCCTTTTGCCATGAGCCTTGCACGGGGCCCACATGTGCTTTGCCTCCCACTctttcttcagctgctcctcaacCATCAGTTCCTGCAGAGTTCTTTTGTCTTGCTGGCGGCACAGGCAGCCTATTTCCTGCAGGGGAGAAGGGCATGAAGTGGTTAGAGAAACGTCAAATCTTCAGAAGCACTACCCTTGTAACAACCATATCCCTGTTCTGCCATCCTTGTGGAGCTCACCTGATGCATTGCCAGCATCTTGCAAGCACACAAGACGAGGATTTGCTGCTATAGCTTTTGCTCAACAACCTGGTCTTGCTTTTCCAGCAGGCGACAGCTCTCTGCGAGGACCAGTGTCTCTTTTCTGAGGTCTGGCCCAAGGAGAAGCCGTGGTGCAAGCTGTGGCAGCCACCTGCCAAATCAGAGAAGTAGATGCCCTCATCCAGACCCTCCcagcaaacagagaaaaagagatagGGGAACCCTGTCCCTTGCTGTACCCAGAGGCCTGGAGTTCCCCGAAAAAATGGAGGCTCCTTTGCAGCTGCATTGGATGAGTGAACAACCGTGGCcttctgctctgagctgctgcagcagctgcttcccTGGCTGTACACTGGCAGTGTGCGCAGGAGAGCAATGCCTGCAAAAACATGCTTTGTGCTGAGCATGCAACGATTAGAGAGAAACATCAAATCTCCACAAAGGCAACCCGTGAAACAGCCCGGCAATGGGCACACAGATGCAGTGGCTACTTGTCCTGCTCTCTGGTGAGCCTCGCAGGCAGGGGCTTGAGTTTggggccaggctgcagcacagcgcTTGCCCTTCCCcttgtgagatatgttcatctgatttgtgtcagtatggaacaatgctagggccgcatggtatgatgaatgtgaccttctgtcttacatacccttgtataaccacaagtctaagaagaacagagtggttaatgtatataattctcgtaccttgcaaaggaatggtttagcaattcgtgtcaatagagagcttgaagggcaatgtatttgtaggcttttccttgaagtctctgatatctggggggtttcagaataactgctaactattatgactattgcatgggacactatgcaagtctctgatatctggccaggagattaaggagatggcgagagctgaagaacaactaaaagacaaagcttgcaggggatgttgcacaagtctctgacatacagccaagttggacaaaggagaaggacaagagggaggaagactatgagccttcagcacgagagaccccccaGAGACCctcagagggaccaccggagactgatacacaTGCTCCAGTTGggattccagaaactaattataataaccctgttttatttagaagtagtaatgaatatgtatcagcctggGAGCATacaaatcagctgcttgatgtaactggtgtatgtcttggtggagcagagactcccagtgcacccatcgctgtttgcttacctctattcctttaataaattgtaaactttgattatagtcctattttgaagactgagccatttattacaccCTCTTCTCCCATCCTCAAGGAGCTCTCCTGAATGAATGCTGTCAGCATTCTGCAAGCACACAAGAGGAGGATTTGCTGCTACAGCTTTTGCTCAGCAAACGGCTGCCCAGCAAGGAAAGGGCAGTGGGTGGGACATGTGTCGGGACCCCTGTGGAGCTGGCCAAGTCCCCCTGTCCAAGGAAAG is part of the Anas platyrhynchos isolate ZD024472 breed Pekin duck chromosome 5, IASCAAS_PekinDuck_T2T, whole genome shotgun sequence genome and harbors:
- the LOC113841416 gene encoding uncharacterized protein, whose amino-acid sequence is MEQQNKDDSQPAEGQRSVQERRQMEKKPQDIKTLPHCGVRQAERIQLPALPPLPRQAATQAAAPKQVPAAQASSSERATCKLPPLQAAASASSGGGRAKSLGTEARSQQELLPPLPCISGNRDRAVRAERRERGPHSPVAPDEDMGNAIRSFVSTVITNAVACNEGASSKARLSPSSRGPRTKGPTTPPLATAAAQNWKSQQSSKSSLASPAKEMEDQIKAFVSTAIRNGLAWNQGAMREARLPPVARPPTSKGHRTPSQPATGPQNLKKSWHPAPHSPADSCTALQDTAHSRVSEVLEKTQKSWEHGQRSAALGDLAQTGCKLRATSSAGVQTDLERTWTTSLPGPDSRVCAGARASSRDPAAASPGQGKKKKQQREKHIKPRQGTGNEGTSQGRGKKESSPGGCDEEEEIVIINSWINPRFASLFTDPQDVPQEEGSAASSVDREAAQEAKHSASASPGSLQTMDTVPSAAPQEEIPGEERHSTPLTSTTAAQSRPASPPAAPALEDEGHRTPPLTRGAPQSKPAASPSPSEHSTAVTVESQGRARHASSACDDELDEGVKTIVSTVIRRAAAMSQGAPSKAPSTPSATGPSVPPPTAEPADSTSSASALAGALGDLAHTGSTGRATRSAGVQTDLERRRTTALPGPDSGICAGARASSRDPAAASPGQGKKKKQQREKHIKPRQGTGNEGTSQGRGKKESSPGGCDEEEEIVIINSWINPRFASLFTDPQDVPQEEGSAASSVEREAAQEAEHPASASPGSLQTTDAVPSAAPQEEIPGEERHSTPLTTTTPAQSRPASPPAAPALEDEGHRAPPLTCGAQQSKPSARASPSEHSAAVMVESQGRARHACSVSDEELDERVDTIVAAVLLHSVAIIQGAGAPSKAASAPWVTVPRVPPPTPEPAECTSLASALARGPVGEASEAPLAAAATPQEEGGEGASPLAAEPLREAITDLRPAAADKAGAAATPLVPGHQVAIEQGGQAQSSSCTKDTPADEPATSQTQAPSQDLLAGPVQRSEQQQAQGILDLAQAPARQPRPSRIRRALRALRRAFRCSCIAGQRE